The genome window GTCGACCAGGTCGTCCGTGCCGCTCGCGCTGTGTCCGACTCACCAGCCGTTGGTTGGTCAGTCGTTCCAGGTAGCGGCGCGCCGTCACCCTGGACAGCCCCACAGCACCGGCGACCTCATCGGCCGACATCGGCGCGGACGCCGCCCGCAGGTACGCGACGACGGCGTCGAGGGTGGAGGCCGACATGCCCTTGGGCTGCTCGGGCCACAGGGCGGTGTCGGGCCGCAGCGCGGCCAGGGCGGCGTCCACTTCGCGCTGACCGATCGGGCCGGTGTGTTCCAGCGTGAGCTGGTTACGGAACGACGCGTAGGACTCGAGCCTGCTGCGGAACGCGGCGAAGCCGAACGGCTTCACCAGATACTGAACAGCACCGTAGGCCACCGCCGTTCGTACCGTCGCGAGATCCCGGGCCGCGGTGACGGCGATGATGTCCGGCCCGGCGCCACGGCACCGCAGCGTGCGGCACACGTCGAAACCCGTCATGTCGGGCAGGTGAAGATCAAGCAGGATGAGATCGTGGCTGTCACGGGCGAGCTCTCGCAGGCATTGGGCGCCGGTGTTCACCACCCCGCTGACGGTGAAACCGGCGAGC of Parafrankia discariae contains these proteins:
- a CDS encoding response regulator; the encoded protein is MPDGRIHTLIVEADPMTADAHSIYVEKLAGFTVSGVVNTGAQCLRELARDSHDLILLDLHLPDMTGFDVCRTLRCRGAGPDIIAVTAARDLATVRTAVAYGAVQYLVKPFGFAAFRSRLESYASFRNQLTLEHTGPIGQREVDAALAALRPDTALWPEQPKGMSASTLDAVVAYLRAASAPMSADEVAGAVGLSRVTARRYLERLTNQRLVSRTQRERHGRPGRPEHLYRWRVSADAAPTSDRTL